The sequence GCGGTTAAAAATgagcctagagcgccatctgctgttaaaaactaagctcagaaccGATTTGAGAGAGAATCGCAATGTATTTGGAAAATCTCAATGGATTTAGTTTCCCAGCCCTACAGAATATGCATATATTActtttaaaggtttttaaagattagtttgcttcagaattcaaatttcctgataatttactcacccccatgtcatccaagaggtttatgtctttctttcttcactcGAAAAGAAtttaagatttttgatgaaaacattccaggatttttctccatagagTGGACTTCACCGGGGACCAACGGATTGAAGGTCTAAAGTGCAGTTTTAGTGCATCtttaaagggctctacatgatcccagccgaggaataagagtctaatctagtgaaacaatcagtcattttcttaaaaaaaaaaaactatatactttttaaccacaaatgctcatcttgcactgctctgcgatgcaccaTGCATTACATAATTGCGTTAGAAAGTTAGAAAAACTCAATCTCATTTtttctccaacttcaaaatcgtccgacatcattgttttaccctTTTTACCATCGTTGTTTTTGTAAAGGTTTGACTTAATCTTTGCACGTTCGcattgtaaacactggatcggtacttccgcctatgtcatgAATGACCTTTCCAAaattattatgtaatatatggcgcatcgcagagcagtaatacatgagcatttgtggttgaaaaatatacaattttttttttttttttttttttaagtaaacgactgatcgtttcactagataagacccttattcctcatctgggatcatgtggagtcctttgaagctgcagtgaagtTGGAGAAAAAAATGAGATTGAGTTTTTCTAACTTTCTAATGCAATTATGTAATGCAtggtgcatcgcagagcagtgcaagatgagcatttgtggttaaaaagtccactatatggagaaaaatcctggaatgttttccacagaaaccttaatttctcttcgactgaagaaagaaagacttaaacatcttgaatgacgTGAAGGTGAATACATTtttaggaaattttaattctgaagtgaatttTTAAGCAGAGGTGAGGGTCTCAAGTCGCAAATTGAATGactaaataaagaaaatgactTGATTTGGACTTGAAGACAAAAACTCGAGACTTTACTTGAACTGTATGACTAGAGAATGACTTTATAAAGTagttacattatttttatatatatcattGTAACATCAATTGATGAACAAACGGAACCACTGACACCATTTAGGAGAGTCTATGCAATTGCGTGACACTGCacaagcacagaaaaaaaatacagctcGGTAAATACAGAGGGTAAAAGAACATCTCCCAAGATTGTTTcttttggatataaacactttGAAATTGACCACATTTATAAATGGAGATTTGCTGTGTGCATAATAATTGGCAAAGGATATCGGATATGACCTATACATCCTCAAACTTCATTCaccacttcaaaaaggaaagcTATGTAAGCTAACCTGTTTGTTATAGTTAAATCTGAGAGAATAATAGTCAAAACAGCATGTTTCTCTATACAAAAGTATGTTTATTTCAATTATGCCAGTTGAAGCTTAAGGCTGACAATAGATTATccattttgtgtttatttttgttatagAGAGGTCTGTCTGCAGAAAAGTTCTGCGAGCTATGCAGCATGGTGTTCAGCTCTCCCACTGTAGCCAAGTCGCACTACGAGGGCAAAGTTCATGCCAAGAACATGAGAAAAACCAATCCTCCACCACCTGGAGGTAAGTAAAATCAAACTGGGATCTGTTGAATTTGGCTCTTCACCATTGTGAGCAAAACCTCTCATAAACGCCTTTTAAATTATTCTACTTTTAGCGCCCGTCGTAGAATCCACATCTCCTGTTGCCCTCCCATCAGTGAATACTGTGCAAAATCCAATCAGTCAGGAGCAGAGCGACACTTCTGGTTTGGCCGATCAAGAGGTTGACCTCAATGATCCCAATAAGTACTGTGCTCTGTGCAGTGCTTCCTTCAACAACCCTCTGGTTGCTCAACAGCACTACAGCGGCCGGAAACATCAGCGGAACCAGTCCCGACAGGAAATGCTGGATCAGATGGGGGAACAGTCAGAACATGgtatacattaaaatacatcTACATCAaccaaattaattaatattaaaattaataaatgttaaaccCTATTTCTTGtactattttgtttttctctcacTACACACTACAGTGAGCTCCCTGACTTGTCCGATTTGCTGTCTGACGCTCAGCTCAATAGAGATGTACCAGGCACACATGCAGGGTAACAAACACTCCGTCAAGTGAGTGACATTACTCTTAttagttatttcattttatgcCTTATTGTGTCAGCCACTAGGGTTTGTACCTTGTTTTAGGAGACTGAGGCCACATCCACACTTTCcctaatcttttttttcttcctcgctctaaaaaaaaattccataaaTACTGCATCatctcaagaaatatctgctTACACACGTAACCACTGAAACCAACTCAAAACGATGAAGTATACATGCCAGCCCAGTATGTGTCactgtaattctgccacagagatacacTAAAAACGTAGAAACGTAGAATAATCTTATTGATTACAAACTCTTGTATACAAACTTTAGTAAAGCTTAGtaataaagctttattttaataaagttaGTTGGCccagtagcttctgcagcacgaaCACAAGCATGTAGTTCGCTATTGTTGTTGCTGTTACGTGACGTAGGGATGTCTGACTAGGGTCGAgacgtggggtgatgacatcatcgtaTGGATTGGCTGTACACACGAAAATGCAAGGGTGTTGTTTTCAGATTTATCTACTCTGGGacctggtttaaaaaaaatagcggTTTCAGGCTCCCAAAATGCCGGATCCGTCTGGACGAAACGGCGATGCGATACAAAATTTTTCCGTATACAGCTAAATGTGTCTCGGTGTGGACGGGGCTCTGGACCTTAGTTTCCATTAGCGATCAGGCCAGGCTGATTAGTCAgccaatattttacatttttgaatgcTTCATGAATGAACTTCCAATTGAATACTGTCTgctttcaaatattttaaagtaaaaatgaaatcaGAATTGATCTAATTTACTTTCTAAATACACCTTCATAGTGGGGCTGGGCGAAAAACAATATCATATCAAGATTGCAGTAACATTTGCATCGATGACGACGATAAGCTCTGGATATTTTTTACTCAATATGAAACAGCCTATCACACAGCAGAAATAAACGCAACAACAGCCAGTCAGTGCATGTCGCTAATAAGTGATTTCTGCGTTTCTCTGTGTGAATGAGTGCTGTAGATTTGTCTGATACATAAATGCTCACCATGTTTTCAGAGTCTACTGTCTCAGTATATGACGGCATGAACACATGCCTGTTGAACACAGAACACAGTTCTGTTGTTCAGCATcttatttgacaaaaaataaaaatgcaatgttttttgttgtaaattaattgttatattttcatttgattacattttaaaaacgtgattaaattgttaaagtttatatacatttaatattaatcctaaaaaaataaaatcgaaAACACAGAATATAggggaaaataaattaaaaggtaGCTATTCTGTGGGGTTAAATTGTGAACaaacaattttaaatgtttacattcattttcaatgtctAACAAATATGTGGAAAGCATTTCCTTCGCCATTAATGGTAAATTAATATTGTGTTAAATATCAATATCATATGAAGttaattttctttcaaatgttcATACATATTGATATTACTTCTGCATTTTACTTATTTGCGTACGCTTTTGGCAAACCCATATTGGTTGATTGATAGTTTAATCTTAATCTGCTTGTTATCAGCCATCTGAATCAGTGAAATTGACTTcattctttttcattcttctcGGTACTTAGAGAGAAGAAAGTTATTGAGCTGTGCAAATCTCAGAAGAAAGTGTATGACTCCTTCCAGGATGAGCTGGCTGACTACATCCAGGTGCAGAAGGCCCGGGGACTGGAGCCCAAAGCAGGGCTGGGCACTGTGGGACAAGCAAGCAAAGTTATGGATGAGAGTGCAACAGAAGGTCCACTGACAGCAGAAGAGATTCCTCATCCTGTCCAGTTGATGCCGCGTTTTCCGCCTCCTGGTTTCCCTCCACCTCACTGGCACCCACAATTCCAGTCTCCGGTCACTAATTTTGGCTTTGGGGTCACTGGTCCTGTCCCACCCTATCAGCCGGGATATATACCACATTCCCGTCCTCCATTCATACCTGGTCAACTATATAAAAAGGGGAGGAGCCCTGAGTCATTTAGCTCCTCCTCATTCTCAGGCTCCTCCTCCTACACTAGCAGCAGTagtgacagcagcagcagttacGACAGCAGAGAGAGGAGGAGACggaagagaaagatgagaaagcGCGGAAAGAGCAAAAGAGATCAGGAGGATGGGTCTGATATGGAAAAGAGAGGAAGGGAAGGAGTGGCGGAACGAGGGGAAAGGAAAAAGAGGCGGAAGGGAGACAGGAGAGGAAGTGTAGAAGGAGAAGATGATAGAAATAAGAAATGGAAGGAGAGAAGAAAAAGAGACAGAAGCTCTAGTGAAGACGAGGAAAGCAGAAGTAAAAGAAGACAAAGCAAGAAAAGCAGGAGGCACAGGGATGGACATCATGACAAGAGACGAAAAGAGGAGCTCTTGGAGAAACAAGAGGTTGAAGTGCAAAATGAGGAAGCACATGGAAGGATGGAGGAACATGGGGAGGATAGGACAGAAACAAAAGATggcaaacaaaaacacaaaaaagagaagaaaaaaggaaaagagaAGATTAATCAAGAAGACAACAGGACAGAGGAGGAAAGGCTCTGGGATGAGACAATTCTTGGTGTTTTTTAAAGACTTTTCGATGATGGTTTGTCAGTATTGTTGTAATAAAGCTGCACGGGACCTCAGAAGAGCACTGAAATCTCCTGGACCCATCTCACTATTTATGCTCTCTGAAGAACTCTAAAggcctttttttttcattcagaaACTCATCTGCTATCAATTCCTTTTTAAaggatcaaaaaataaaaaaaattgtcatcatttactcaccctcatttcattttaaacccagatgactttattttttcattgGAACACAAAAttagatgttttgaagaatgttcatgcTACATACAACTTGCACAATATATTCTGAGTTTTTGTGAAGTACAGAGAAAAATTTGTTGATATTCACTGAAAATATTGAAAATTATTCCGCATATTTAAGAGTTCTGCAGCATTAATCCATTTTCACAGTGTGGAAAAGAGCAGTGTGAACattatctccttttgtgttgcACAGAATAAAGgaagtcatacaagtttggaatgacatgagggtgagaaaatggtGTGAAAATGGTCATTCTaggatgaactattcctttgaATGCTCAGGACTACAGACTATATAGGATGTCTCTAGAGCTGCACTTCTCTCTTGGAGAAATCAGTAAACATTTTATACCTTGTGGTGTGATGCAAAAACACACTACATGAGCCATCCACCCATGTATCCTTTAACTTGCTTCATagttttcatcaaataaatccCTCTCACTGTTTATATCAGCATAGATTTAGTATTTATTGTTGAGTGTTTTCTAAAAATCTCATACATGAATCTTTTCGTATGTTCATGACTTAATAGAAGCATTTCCACTTTTAGCCTCAAGGGGGTGCTGATTGCCACCATGTATGCTGTATCTGGATCAGCCTTGAAATGCCTTTCTCTGACTCTGTGTTCAAGATAGATGTCAATAATGAACGTCGAGAGTAAAATGAAGAGTTTGTCTGAATAGAGGTCAGATTTGCATATCGTAAATATTTCCCTGTATCAGAAGAGCTGCAATCCTTTGTTTTGTTGCATTTCTGTGTGTGCAAAACAGTAATGTAACATCAGCCTCATTTGATGCAGCAGTAGCATACAggaatattttttgtttgcagGTCTAACAGGTGCAGGAGTTGAATGAGGACACGACTGCTACTCTGTTGACCTCTTTCTTGCATAGAGCTGCATTTCCCTTTTTGAGACTTCAGACAAATATAACAATCGAAAAAAGTGGTTGTGCTGCATATCTGATATCCAATGGCTCCATTAAACAATTCTCAGCAATTCTTGGTTTTAGAGAACTTTCTTACTTTCTTAGGGAacattttgaatgtgtttcagAGGAAATGATACTTGGAAAATACATTAGcaaatacaaaatgcatgattcagccaaaaatgacaattccaCAATTTAccaaccctcatgttgttccagtcGTAGGTTGGGATCCGGGCTGGTAAGCTCCAATATGACAAtaaaaaagcatcataaaataCAGTCAATTTGAATATGCATAAGCACAAATGATATTTAATATagttagattgatttctgaaggatcatgtgacactaaagactggagtaatgatgctgaaaattcaggaataaattacactttcaaatatattaaaacagaaaaccgttattttaaattgcatatacactgtaaacccggaaaaaaaaaaatcaaatattttgAGTTAAGTAATTCAAAGTTcaagtaagcagaactggcagatttcaATTTTggattcatacattttaattgctcttaacttatttttttttagcaagttgtttcatatattaaaaGTATAAGAAAAGTCTGCGAGCCTGGACTCGAACTCTGGTTGCCCGAAATAAAATGACGCTCTATGTCAGCGCGCTGCCCACGAGGCTACCAGTGTCAACatcttaaattttattttaagtagTGGAAATTTATATAGCTATAACTAGCTAATTCAGCAAATGTTAATTGGTCACACAATGCTTTGATAACAGTAGCATAGGAATtgctgaaagagtacagaaatATAGAATATTTCTGAAATACCTGTTCTCAATCTAAGCCCATGCTCCACTTGTCCCCCCCCCACTATTAAACACTACTAAATCCtccacttaacattaatcttgcataaaaaaaaacattataaaacacttaattttagcatttattctACCTTTCAAGTGTcatggcaaagcatgctgggaaatagaaatcccatcccatttcaggaaaatttaattttgtctaaattaaaagaaacgaGTTCACAATTCATAatacttaaaatgtgtcagtttcgtgaactcaaaagaaaaagaaagttctaaatactcataaaagttaatttgattgaaCTAATTTGATTTTACTATGTTTctgcataagagacttctttcaaaaacataagaaTCTTAAACTTTTGATTGGCGGTGTACATGGAACGACGTGATtgtgagtaaacgatgacagaattttcatttttgtttgaactatcactttaaagtccgcgtgaaccggaagttgcaaacgacttttctccagtgttgtgacgtatttccaagtgaaacggaatattgaatagagggcagtgttttactttagcgctcctcctctccgtctctcgctcatagcagacacACGGTTGCAGGGGAGTGGTTTAcgcgttttcaacccaagccgtcaaactgacgatatcagagaaggaacgccattccagaccggaagtaacttttcagattttgattaaagattactgcaacaatttttttctgtgttttaacttgcacggattaattgttcaccacaagactagtaatatgcactaacaaagtaaatagggtcgattttgatttcatgtgtactttaatTTGCTTTACTTTAATTTCTAATTCTAATGATTATGTGTTGATCTTCAAATGCACTTTAATGCATATTAAATTGTGGATCTAACACCCGTATCGTCTCACACAGTGTTTATACTTCAGAACTATGAACTTTTTTCCTAAGCATTTGTAACCGCAGAGTTGAAAGCCCTCCGTCGACACAAGCTCGTCGACATTCGCATTGAAGCGTTCTCTCAAGCCCCCTGAGATCTCCTGTTTTCAAAGAATCGTGTGGTTCGGCTCCCTCTGTCTTTGTCGTACCCTCGACCTCCGAGGCATGCGCGTCTCCCACATCCTCCCCTCTTCACGACCCCTCCACGTCCCATGAGCCCCTTCAGCCCTCCTCGCCAATGAACAAGATCTTAAACGCTTCAGCTCAAAACTCCCACACAAGCCCCCCTGAGCTTCAGGCTCCTGAGTCCCACACACTCAAAAACTTCATTAGTGCAGTTTATCTAGAACGTGGAGTGGAAAACGAGCACGTTGACTTGTTAAATGAGTTGAGAAATgtttgtgaaaaaataaaacaacggTTTGACTTTGTGGTTCAAATGTTTAGCTGTGAGTTAGGCCTTCAGTTTTGTTCTTCAGGTTGTTTAGTGTTACTGACGTGTAAATTTGGTGTGCAATAATGACATAATGAGCTAAATGTGTTCGCCAACCTAGAGGCCTTGGAATAAACTGATCTGCTCTATCGATATGTGATTGTAGTGTAAAAGTGTTTTTACATTATGAAAAAACAATACGCTCCAATTGAGCAAGTTAACCTAACTATTCATTCAGCCAATATGACAAGATCGAGTACATacaattcatcaaaaaaaattatattttcattacactgtaaaaaaaaaaaaaaaaacattttttttcttttgtcaaatcatcTTAGAAGAttatgtggttcagataacataatattttaggtttctgttgattaaatcaaccgcttcattgtattaactcaaagtTTTAaagcaaccaggtaacttacttttttaagttaaaccaacaattcttttttacagtgtatataaaatattactttatccatttatccaaataatttattttatggaTACTTTTaagcattttcttgattttcttcTGTAAATAAATTCAAAGTGGTCAAAAAAGTGTAGGTTGTAAAAGAAGATGTAATGGCAATGCATTTGGGGGAAATAACATGacattataaacaaaaatgtatcataaacaaacaaaattaattaaattatttccCCAAAATGTATATGTACTCAAGGTgtgatttgttaaaaaaaaacatatttgaataagagtcataatttaatttttaatatttaatataataataataatatatatttattatatactaataatttaatataatgtttAGACAATGTAGAAATtcgatataattaatttttaaaatgattgttaaaaatatgaaaaataattgtttaaaaacgATTAACTAAAAAGCATTTTTAACAATTAACTTGACTATATGTGTCCCCATGAGGTACTAAGATAAGCTGTCAAACGTTTTGAACACATTTAAGTCACCTTTCCTGacaaatttgtattatttcatTCCATCTTAGTCCGGGATAAATCATAGTGTCACACACTTTTACTAGAATGCTTACGACGCTCAAAACAGACTGTCAGAAATGGGAAATGTAGGCTATGTAGCCTACTCTATCAATTCTTTGAGGTAAAACATATTTAGTTTGCCACGCTGCAATGTTGTTGGTTATATGCCACCATCTGTACTTTTCCAGTATTAATATAATTACTAATTGATTCATTAAGCATTTTTGTAGGTTATTTGTTCATTAATCTAGCATTAGCAGTATGTTGAGTTGGATCTGTTATTAATTTCAGTCTTATCTGATATTCATCACAAGTGTTTTTTATattatgtgtttgtgttagaTTTGACGCTGTTCCAGCTGTGGTGCTCTGCGGACAGATGCAGGTGTTTCTCAGGTCACACACCTGCGTTTGGGTTAAAGAGCATTTTAATTTCTGCGCATTCTGTTTCAGAGTAGAGAAGAAAGTCTTTTAACAGTCACTGGAACTGCTCAAATAGAATGACCTGTGGGTTttatcacatttttgtaaatgtgtGAGTTTTGGAGAAGTTGGAGATCATTTCAGTTATGAgttcataaatatatatatatatgctgtttTGATTTTAACTTCTCTAACAACGTGTCTGTTAAAAGTTACTTGAAGCACAAGAGTAAACGCTCATctaatttttttcaggatgtTTTTAAGtcaaaacagatgttatatcttaaaaatgtgttgaaatGACATACTATTGCATTAAATTTGactatatatttaaatgatcaTCTCACTCCTAAAACCTTGTAAAACCTAAAATGCTAAATTCATTCTTTATTGCATTGACAAATTCAGCGTTGTCACGCCACACGCTAAAAGATAATTGTGTACTTCAGAGCTTTTTAGTAAAACTTTTAGTGTTTCTGCATGTTCAATAGTCAATAGTTCCTATTTTCTTGTTAACGAAACCTGAAATATGTGTTTTTCTGAAAAGGCTCCTGATTTTTCCTTGATGTTtcatatgtatgtgtgtttccTCTGACTCATTCTCTGATAGGCTGTCAGTAATTGGTTCATTGGCCCCACACACTGCAGGGCAGGCCCTCCTTTCAGTGTGACACATGAAGAACAGAAAggaaaacacagacacacagttgACAGCTCGCACACGGACACCCAAGGATGACCCTCTCTTGCATGTGCAGTTATTTGTTCATGTGGATGGCAGGTAAGGAACTTTTCTTTCCATTGTTTTTAAGAGCGTCAAATTCCAATGTGACCAGACCTGAAACTTACAGTAAGTGCTACAAGTAAAATGAGCTTGACGAAAGGAAGTCTGCACAAGATAATTGCTGACTGccgttatatattttatttgaatactGAAGTTGAATTTTTTGTGACATTCAGTAAAAGGTGGTATTCTTAAAGAatcttttaaaataactttgcGATGGCCTCAGTGGTTCGCTGTAGGCCCGAAGGTGTTTTGCATCCAAAGGCAATTTACAAAATTTCttccatttaaatatatttgcatttgATATATGGCTTGTATGTTTTGCGCACACAATACTTAAATGTttgataatatatataaaataaaattacactttattttgatggtccactttagacattctactaactataagtaacacTGAAACTACATGTCAACGAagtctcattagagtattagtaaacTATTAGGTTATGGTTagtaagttgacatgtagttgcaaagttacttaaagTCTGTTGCATGACCATCAGAAtgaagtgttagcagatattaagcagacagtctactcaTACTGTAATGAGATGCAGTCGACATGtaattgcaaagttacttattgtTAGTAGAGtgtcattgaaataaagtgtaactaaGCCAGATAATCGACTACAACTGAGTCTCGCACGCTAATTTGCATctagtaaatgtttaaatgtcgAAAAAAGTCAGAGTTAACCAATAAATTGTTTGATTTAAATCTGATTAAAAAAGACTCGTTTTCATGCTCTCGCACTCCCGGCCTATTTTGGTTTTTGTACCAAACTGAAAATTGATTTTTTCCATTCTCTGATATATATTATCATGTCTTTTTCTGCTCATATGAATCTGTGCCCACATATGCGCAATTTTCCCCCAGGCACTGATAAGAGAGGAAAACTATTTTGCAAGAGGATATAGACAACATAAATTGCCTACCTAAGAGTTCTGTCTATTCAGGTTTCCATTCTTACATAACAAGGAAATTGACTAATGTGTTTCTAATCCTCTTAATGACTTTTCAGTCTTTTCTTTTACAGTTTCTAATTCTATATTTAACCTAACCTGCTCTACTTTCTGAAAGTGTCCTTTGAGTAGATTCCATCTAAGATAAACTATATTGTTAAACCTGAAAATCAAAATGTGCATAACGAACAAACCAGGACTTAAGTGCTACAGTAATATGAGCTTCTCATTAGGAAGTCTGCAGAAGTCAAAGAAAATTGATGACTgccataatatattttattctgaatactgaatttgaattttgtgaCATTTTGTAGATAGTATTCTTAAAGAatcttttaaaatatcaaaGTCGTTTTGAATAGGTACCACTTAAAACTGAATGTGGCTAAACTACATAGTTTAAAATGTGCATAATGAACAAAGCAGGACTCATGATTTTTCCTTTGTTTCCCTTTAAGCGGTCATTCTGCCCTCCTTCCAAGCTACTTCGAACGTTTTATACCCCAAAATCAATGGCACGGAAAGTCTGTCCTGTGAATGTCCAGATCATACCTGCCAGGAGGTGTTTTGGTACCGTTACCTTGAGAGTACAAACACTCTTGAGTTTCTCATGTATGTCAACAGCGCTGGCAGAGAGCAGCACGGAAAGAACATCGAAGTCTCTCGGTTCAAGGGCAGCGCGTACTCCGGACAGAAGGTGGTGGTCTACACCCTACGTCTCCTGGGACTACAGGAAGAAGATGCCGGCTTCTATTCCTGCATGTTTAAAACTAAGGATATGATTCCTGTTGGATATTACATAAAGCCTGGAGGTATGGACAGTGCTCTCCTT comes from Chanodichthys erythropterus isolate Z2021 chromosome 22, ASM2448905v1, whole genome shotgun sequence and encodes:
- the zmat1 gene encoding zinc finger matrin-type protein 1, with protein sequence MSELKASVSCSPQCAETDNIKNTDDINPETVQNTNTNISQVEEGSQNDSDLLKGLLTDNFCHVCEATLIHESQRISHYEGKKHAQRVRMYLNNKAKMIKPSQEVGGLLRGLSAEKFCELCSMVFSSPTVAKSHYEGKVHAKNMRKTNPPPPGAPVVESTSPVALPSVNTVQNPISQEQSDTSGLADQEVDLNDPNKYCALCSASFNNPLVAQQHYSGRKHQRNQSRQEMLDQMGEQSEHVSSLTCPICCLTLSSIEMYQAHMQGNKHSVKEKKVIELCKSQKKVYDSFQDELADYIQVQKARGLEPKAGLGTVGQASKVMDESATEGPLTAEEIPHPVQLMPRFPPPGFPPPHWHPQFQSPVTNFGFGVTGPVPPYQPGYIPHSRPPFIPGQLYKKGRSPESFSSSSFSGSSSYTSSSSDSSSSYDSRERRRRKRKMRKRGKSKRDQEDGSDMEKRGREGVAERGERKKRRKGDRRGSVEGEDDRNKKWKERRKRDRSSSEDEESRSKRRQSKKSRRHRDGHHDKRRKEELLEKQEVEVQNEEAHGRMEEHGEDRTETKDGKQKHKKEKKKGKEKINQEDNRTEEERLWDETILGVF
- the cd8b gene encoding T-cell surface glycoprotein CD8 beta chain is translated as MTLSCMCSYLFMWMAAVILPSFQATSNVLYPKINGTESLSCECPDHTCQEVFWYRYLESTNTLEFLMYVNSAGREQHGKNIEVSRFKGSAYSGQKVVVYTLRLLGLQEEDAGFYSCMFKTKDMIPVGYYIKPGVNPPTVQPPTVKTQKPVKKPCNCKPSSYSPKGCEHSVLWPGIGSLLLLAITLAGTLYYFSRLPKKCRHRFTKTNPSR